The Trichosurus vulpecula isolate mTriVul1 chromosome 9, mTriVul1.pri, whole genome shotgun sequence region agattaaaatgtaattgggaggtATTTAACaccataataaataaaaatacaaaaaacatagataatgttaatacatgattttctaggtcaatatgtaACTTCAGGTATCCTTATTCATGGTCTAGTGGCCcacatttctatttaaatttgacaccactggtctacaGTGTCAAATGACATAGAAAGGCCAAGAGAAATGAGGACTGAGGAATGATCATCATTACAAACTCTGGAGAAAACAGTTTCAATTGAGTGAAGAGGTTAGAAATCACACCGTGGATGGTTGAGAGACAGTTGAGAGGAGAAGTTGGGACAATGAATATAGATAGCTATAGATGGCTTTTTTCCTAGAAGCTTGGTGCTTAAAGAGAAAAGTGATATGACAATCACTTGAGGAGAAAATACGGcaagtgagatttttttaaagaatgagagGCACTAAGCATATTTGTGGGccacagggaagaaaaaaattgaaaaagggagagagaagggataaTTGGGAGTAAGCTATAGTAGGAGAAGGATTTGAGAACATAAAGGTTGGCATTAACAAGGAGATCtgcatccgtccatccatccatccatccatccatccatccatccatccatccatccattgatCCACAAACATTTGCTAAACATTAATTTTGTGCTTAGAACTCTAccaaatgctagggatacaaagagagaaataaagttatcccttccctcaaggatcttactttCTAATATTGGAGAAAATacgtactatataaatgtgtataatatatacaaaataaatgaggTAGTTGTggggagagaaataaaagaagagagattaTGAGAGTTTGTTCAAGGGATCTGAAGTATAAAAGTGAGGAGAATAAGATCATTACAGGTggtctcagttttttctctgTGATGTATAGGACAAGGTTCTCtactgagaggaaagaaaaagaaagtttggaaTAGATAGTCAGAAGTGTTTTAGTGAGACAATCAcggaaaataaaaatagtttccATGCCCCAGTGAGGGCCCACCTGAGATTAGATTACATAAATTTGTGTGACTCCCTCAAGTTGCTTTCAGTAGCATGTGGATAGGAACAGAGATGGTGGATAATCAGAGTGATCTAGAGTTGGGGTGACAGTATGAAGGGAAAGGGGATTCAAGAGTAGAAGACACCATGAAATTGAATTGACTAACTATAGggatataaacatatgtgtgtatatctatctatctatctatctatctatctatctatctcttcacAATTTTGAAAGGAAGGATAATTAGACCAGAGTAAGGGTGCTGCTGGATGATACGGGAGCATTGGAGTGCTTGAGACTTCAGTGACAATAAGGGATAGATTTAGAAGAGGTTAAAAcacagggagagatggaaggaaagaattaaGAGGTTATGTCAGATAAAACAATTTCCTCTCCAGAAAGTGTGGAACTATGACACTTATTGGTGATGATGAAATCAAGAGTATCCATCCCTCTGTGTATTAGGTGTGGAGAAGATGAAAATCATGGGAATTGGGGAGTTTGTTGAACCTTAGGGCAATAGATTACAGTGACCATGATACAGAAAGGCTGGCGTACCTGGATGGAATGAGTcacaaaggaggagagattgcTGACTGAGAGTGGTGGAAGAAGGTCTGTAAGTGGCAGTGAAGAGCAAGAAAGATATTTATACCTCCTCTTGGCCTAGTGCTTAGGGGGCCATAAGTGGAGGTTTATCTAGGATTGGGGAAGGTGACCAGAGGTTCAGTACCTTCTGGAATGAGTCAGATTTCTGTGATTGCAACATGGAAGGAGTATTACAGAAAAAGGTTTAATATTAAAAgcaaattgtaaataaaataggAGTTCTGGGAAGTATAGTAGGAAAGGGACATGGAAGGAGAATGGATGAAATGAGTAGATGTGAGAACTGTAGGCGTCACAGCCTTTCATATTTTCCTCAAATACAGCTTTCTGGTCAGGACTTTCTCCATACCCTGCTTCACCTCCTTGTTCCTGAAGCTATAGATGATAGGGTTCAGCATTGGAGTCACTATCCCATAGGATAGTCCTATGAGCTCATCAGAAGTCTTAGTGTCCTTTGATTGGGGCTTCATATACATGAAAAGGGCTGAGCCATAGAATAAGATCACCACAGTCAGGTGGGCTGAGCAGGTAGAAAaggctttcttcctcccctcactAGACTTGATCCTCAGAATAGTGGACAGGATGAAGACATAGGAGAAGAAAATGAGCAGCAAAGGGATgactaagaaaacaaaatttccaaCTGTCATGATAAACACATTGAGGGAAATGTCTCCACAGATAAGTTTGAGAAGAGCCAGGATCTCACAGGTAAGATGGTCAATGATATTGTTACAGAAAGGTCTCGTCATAGCCAGTAGAGTGAGTAGCAGGGAATACAGAAAGCCTAACACCCAGGTCCAAGTTGCCATCTGGATACAGAGTCCCTTGTTCATTATGATGGTGTATCTCAGGGGATTGCAGATGGCAACATACCGGTCAAACGCCATCACAGCCAGAAGCAACACATTCTGTACAGCCCAGGCCAAGAGAAATAACCATTGTAGTGCACATCCAGTGAAGGAAATGGATTTTCTCTCAGACATAAATTTACTAACAATTTGAGGAATAGAGGAAGATGTGTAACATATGTCTAAGAAGGAGAGGTTcccaaggaaaaaatacataggaGTGTGAAGGTGGGGATCTAGCATGCTGATGATAATGAGGATGCTGTTTCCCAATAAGATCACAAGGTACATCATCAGGCAGAGAACGTAAAGAGATATTTGGAGGGCTGGGTAATGAGAAAGCCCAATCAGAAGAAACTCAGTCACAGCTGTATAATTCCGCTTGTCCATGTTGTTGCATCTGGTCACCTATAGGATTTAGGGGAGGACATAGTtgcagaaaatgaaatcaaactaACAATGACTtccatttataatatattttatcatttgtaattttctttcttaacatcaattttattttgatttccaTTAACAAGCACAAATATTCCAATACATCATtaagaagatgagaaaagaatacaaaaaggAAGTCACATGAGCTGAACTCGAGAAATGGTGTACAGCTAATCCTAGAAGACGAAAAGGATAACTTTGGTTACATCAAATGGAAAGGTTtccataaacaaaatcaatgtggCTAGACTTATGAGAAGCGGGTACATGAGGAGCACATTTGCAGCAAACATTTGTGGAGCTTATCTGAAGACAGGCAAACTCTGTACtcttggtagaattgtgaatttGACCAACTGTGacagaaaataatttgtaattattttataaaagtcactaaattgtgaCCCTTAGATCTCACTGCTAGGTATATATCttaagaagatttttttaaaaaaatatacacaaatatgtatatgtatgcacacacacatgcacacacaaatatatttatatcagcAATTATTTTGGAGGAAAAACCTGATGGAAAGTATGTGCCCTGACTGGGGCTCATGATCAGGGATTGACCTGAACAAATTATGTCATCTGAATATGATGGAAAATTACAGGAAATGTTGAATATGAAGATTTCACAGAAgcttgagaagacttatatgaacagatgcagagggAAATAAAAACCGGGTAAAAAATTTTTCCAATGACCAcaataatttaaaggaaaatacatttaaagacttcagaactctgatcagtgccaATGACATTTAATGAAGAACATCTCAGTAACTCAATTGGCATAGAAGTAATGGACCCTAACTGAGGCATACATTTTCTGGGCATGGTTAATGGATTGATTTGATTTGTTTCATTGTATTTCTGTCATAATGGTGCTGGAAAAAGAGAGGAGTCAGTGGGAAGTGAGTGATATATAAAAACGAGATAATAAAGTACTTCTagaaatttcacttaaaaaagCTGAATACTGAATAACTGAAAACTGTGTAATGTTCTGGCAAAGAAGTGGGGGATTATGTGGGCAGGATGTTTCATAGTTTGTTAGATATTTTCATTGTATCAGTCTTTTTTCTTAAcacttttcctttgttacaagtcTTCGATGTTTCATTTTTCAAGCAAAGGGTTGCAGTGGGAGGAGATGGTTCTGGAGTAcagtgatgtgaaaacaaaagacagcaatacAATATTTGTTTTGAAAACGTAAGAAATACaagtaagaaaattttaaatgatgcaaTGACTAGAAAAGACACCCAGAACACAGAATATAGAACTGCACTTGGAAGGGAATGTATACTTAAAAAGCAGTATGGCTGAGCTAGGAggcaattaaaatataaaataccagaGTTTCAAGTGATCTTAGTCCAATTCCAtgattttatagagaagaaaattgagCCAAAGCATAAATCCAAGGCTCAGTAATTAGTAACTTAATAATCCAATGGAAGCTAATTAAGAGTGATCTGATAATAGCataatgtctttaaaaatattgctttaaTCTTGGGGTGAAAATAGAGTAAGAGATttgtgggggtggagccaagatggcagagtaaaagcagggacttgcttgagctctcccccaagtccctTCAAGTACctgtaaaaataactctaaacaaattctagagcaacagaacccacaaaatgacagagtggaaacaaatttctagcccaagacaacctggaaggttgacaggaaaggtctattgcatgaggctgggagaggagcacagaccAACACTGGCTAGTGCCAGCATACACTGGGCCTGCCAACAAACTTGGAGCAAGCCACAGGGTACTGAATCACTGTCAcctatggtggtttccagacttctcaacacatatatgccaaagacaacttagaaggtcagtagggaAGATCTGCTGGACCTGAATGAGAGAGAAGTGAGTTCTGGCCCCAGCCCAGGGGCAGCAGATGTGGTAGGGGTGGCAgcaacagctgcttccagagctcttgacCCACAGACAGAGGGACTGCAGAGATCTTTTTTTGCTGGTTGCTGAGGCAAGATTTTCTTACTTTGCCTGTGCctggatctggatcacagtcctgggcagcagtcctggggtgagaggAGTGCTGTCATGGTGGAGTGTGTGGCGGGTGGTGGACAGGGATCCtacctcacagttccaaggcagaaaagagtgcttgtggtcactcacagacagaACACAAGTCAAGAAGGAAGCAACACCTCTCCcttgatcataccatcttggaagaactgaaagtttacagatccctagaaatatctctgaaaacagctacacaaaaccctgAAGCTTAAGACAACACACCCCTCCACACTGAAAGCAGAGACCTATCttaacaaagagataaaaagtcaagtaattggatgggaaaatgacccaaacagcataaaaactcagattatagaatcttactttggtgacaaagaagatcaaaacataaaccagaagaagacagcaagtCAAGGCTCCAACAtccaaagcctacaagaaaaatatgaaatggtctcagtccatagaagagctcaaaaaggattttgaaaatcaaataagagaaatagaggaaaaattggggagagaaatgaaagagatgcaagaaaatcatgaaaaatggagtcaacagcttgctaaaagagaccccccaccaaaatactgaagaaaataacaccttaaaatagactaacacaaatggcaaaagaagtccacaaagccaatgaggagaagaaatccttaaaaagcagaattggccaaatggaaaggaggtccaaagcccactgaagaaatatcaccttaacaattagaatggagcaaatggaagctttatgagaaatcaagaattataaaacagaaccaaaagaatgaaaaaaaacaatagaagacaatgtgaaattactcattggaaaaacaaccggcctggaaaatagatccaggagagatcatttaaacttaggactacctgaaagccttgataaaaaaaagagcctagacatcatctttcaagaattatcaGGAAAATaccctcatattctagaaccagagggtaaaatagaaattgaaagaatccaatgatcacctcctgaaagagataccaaaatgaaaactcccaggaatattatagccaaatgccTGATTTCCCAGGTAAggaggaaaatattgcaagcaaccagaaacaattcaagtattgtggaaacacaatgaggatacacaagattagcagcttctacattaaaggatcagagggtttagaatatgatattctggaggtcaaagtttctaggattaaaacaagaatcacctacccagaaaaaactgagcataatccttcaggggaaaaatggatatcaatgaaatagagaactttcaagcattcttgatggaaagatcagagctgaatagaaaatttgactttcaaatacaagactcaagtgaagtatgaaaaggtaaacagaaaagagaaattataagggacttattaaagttgaactgtttacattcctacatgtaaacataacatttgtaactcataagacctttctcagtattagagtagttggagggaatatctatctatctatttatctatctacctatctatattgacagagggcacaaagtgagttgattatgaagggatgatagctaaaaaataaaattaaggggtgagagaggaatgtattgggagaaggagaaagggagaggtagaatggggtaaattatatcacataaaagaggcaataaaaagcttttacaatggaggggaagagggaggaggtgagaggaaatgagtgatccttactctcatcagatttggcttaaggagggaataacatacatactcaatcggGTATAGAAATcttcttaccctacaggaaagtagggggaagggataaGAGTAGGGGATGATTCAAGAGAGGCAAATGAAtagagggggtaatcagaagcaaacacttttgaggagggatacgGTCAAGGAGAGGATAGAATAAATGGCagggggatgggatggagggaaatgtagttagtctttcgcaaTGTGACTAtcatagaagtgttttgcatggctacaatgtatggcctatgtcgaattgcttgccttcttatgggtgtgggtggagagggaggaagggagaaaatgtggaactcaaggtttgggaatgaatgttgaaaattgtctttacatgcaaccggaaaataagatatacaggcaatggggtatagaaatctatcttgccctataagaaaatggagggggaggggataagagggggtgTGTGCGATAGAatggagagcagattgggggaaggggaaatcagaatGCACGCTGCCTTGACTTGGGAGGAgcgagagacagggagaaaattcggaattcaaaatcttgtggaagtgaatgttgaaaactaaaaataattgtaatagaaaaaataaaagcagcttaaaaaaggaaagacatacacagagagtaactgagagacagagagagaaagagagagacagagagaaagggacagagacagagagagagacagagagaggagagatactgCAGTACTGTGGGTGTCTTGATCAGCCCTCATCAAAGCTTGAGGGGGGATCTGTGCTATCCTCAAACGGCCCCCTTTGAGGTTTAGGGGACCTGTAGGAGTTGTAGCTCCTACTATATTCTCCTCAGCCCTTCTGAAAAGAGTTGTAGGGAAGCTGTAGGAGTCAATGCTCCCATAATCAGCAAAGCATGGTGAGAACAATAAGCTAGAATAAAGTGTCTGGGTTCCTGCCTTCCTGTCTGCCTGGATCAAGAGGGAGCCTTTGCTAGAACTCCTGCCAGCAGCCTTCCTGTGTTATCTGTGTGTTTACCTGTGAAACAAGAGTCTAGGGGGAAATTGGTGGACGTGGAATTAGGGTGAATTTGAGGCTCTTTGAGTCGGCATATTGCCTGTGGCTGGGAACAGGAAGATCTTGGCTTCTGGAAGGAGAGTGGAAAGGTTGGATGCAGTCGCTGGCCCAGCTGTGCAGAAAGCGGCCCAGCAGCGCCATCTGGTGGGTTCCCAGAGGATTGCCTTCGTTCATGGGGCTTGCTGGGGACAGTCCCTGGCTGCCCCCTAGCGCTTGAACCGGTGGCTCTGTGTCTTCCCATTTAGTTGCTGGGAGTCCGAAGGTCCGATGCCTTTGAGCTTGCCGGGGTCTTCTGAACTCGAGATGCATGAGCTCGGCGCGGTTTCCCAGGTCCTCCCGGCGATGTTGCGGGTCAATTTTTTGCCTAAACGGTAATTTTTGCTTGAAGAATAGTGGGGCGCGCCTCTGGCCGCTGCTGGTAATGGGGATACCAAGCGGGAGAATACCGTGGGCTGAAGCGGGTGGGGACAAGAGGGGCTCCGGGGAGCAAGGAAACACTGGAACCTTGTTGAGTGTGTGCGAAGTAGAGATGaatggacagagagaaagggtGGGGCAGTGACAGCAGGACAACAGAGTTGTGATGAACATTCAAGGTCTATTGAGGAAAGGAGGTGGTCATAAACAAAACAGACATATGAGAGGACTGGGGAAACAGACAGACTGAAAGACGGATGTgtgccccccacacacacacacatactgagaGACAgacaacagagagacagagacagacataaggacagagagagacagagagacagagagacacagagaaacagagagagtcagagagacagagtgatggagacggggggggggaaggagagaaagagagagagacagagacagagacagaaagtgacagacaaagagagtgacagagacagagagacagagagagacagagacagacagatggacagagagagagagggggggagagggagagggggaaagacagtgacagaaagagaa contains the following coding sequences:
- the LOC118831446 gene encoding olfactory receptor 13D1-like gives rise to the protein MDKRNYTAVTEFLLIGLSHYPALQISLYVLCLMMYLVILLGNSILIIISMLDPHLHTPMYFFLGNLSFLDICYTSSSIPQIVSKFMSERKSISFTGCALQWLFLLAWAVQNVLLLAVMAFDRYVAICNPLRYTIIMNKGLCIQMATWTWVLGFLYSLLLTLLAMTRPFCNNIIDHLTCEILALLKLICGDISLNVFIMTVGNFVFLVIPLLLIFFSYVFILSTILRIKSSEGRKKAFSTCSAHLTVVILFYGSALFMYMKPQSKDTKTSDELIGLSYGIVTPMLNPIIYSFRNKEVKQGMEKVLTRKLYLRKI